The proteins below come from a single Stutzerimonas stutzeri RCH2 genomic window:
- a CDS encoding FAD-binding and (Fe-S)-binding domain-containing protein produces MNAAAQLERAPLPAEFLREVERVIPVERRFDDPLSTLAFGTDASFYRLIPKLVVRVESEAEVIALLKLAHAENVPVTFRAAGTSLSGQAISDSVLIVLGDNWNGREIRNGGEQIRLQPGVIGANANAVLAPFQRKIGPDPASINAAKIGGIVANNSSGMCCGTAQNTYKTLAGLRVVLADGTVVDSEDAASVDAFRQSHAALLEQLAELGRETRANSELAAKIRHKYRLKNTTGFSLNALVDYDEPLDILNHLMVGSEGTLGFISAVTYDTVPDHPHKASALVVFPDVETCCLAVPVLKQQPVSAVELLDRRSLRSVEHKVGMPEWVKELSPTACALLIESRAASQSLLHEQINLIMTSIAHFPVEKQVDFSEDPVIYNQLWKIRKDTFPAVGAVRQTGTTVIIEDVTFPVERLAEGVNRLIELLDKHRYDEAILFGHALEGNLHFVFTQGFDDPAQVARYEAFMGEVAQLVAVEFGGALKAEHGTGRNMAPFVELEWGSEAYALMWKIKRLLDPTGILNPDVVLSEDPDIHLKNLKPMPAADEIVDKCIECGFCEPVCPSNGLTLTPRQRIVIWRDIQARKRAGVDTTEIERLYHYHGIETCAATGLCAQRCPVGINTGDLIRKLRGREASKTGAANWLADHFATAVQGTRFMLHAANGAHIILGTKRLAKLSATMTNASKGRVPQWTPATPQPLQRLHLPKPTAQDERPRVVYLAACVSRAMAPAARDQEQEPLLDKTRSLLEKAGYQVIFPEQLNDLCCGQPFASKGYAEQGERKRQEMLDALLKASRGGLDPIYCDTSPCTLRLVQGLTDQRLDLYDPVRFIRTYLLDKLDFVPQEKAIAVHVTCSTQHLGEAQALIDIARRCAKEVVVPEGIHCCGFAGDKGFTTPELNCHALRSLKDAVQICDEGISTSRTCEIGLSRHGEIDYHGLVYLVDRVTRSKTATPTL; encoded by the coding sequence ATGAACGCGGCCGCGCAGCTTGAACGCGCGCCGCTGCCGGCCGAGTTCCTCCGCGAAGTCGAGCGCGTGATCCCGGTCGAGCGGCGCTTCGACGATCCGCTCTCCACCCTCGCCTTCGGCACCGACGCCAGCTTTTACCGGCTGATTCCCAAGCTGGTGGTGCGCGTCGAATCCGAAGCCGAGGTGATCGCGCTGCTAAAACTGGCTCATGCGGAGAACGTCCCGGTGACCTTCCGCGCCGCGGGCACCAGCCTGTCCGGCCAGGCGATCAGCGACTCGGTGCTGATCGTGCTCGGTGACAACTGGAACGGCCGAGAGATTCGCAACGGCGGCGAGCAGATCCGCCTGCAGCCGGGTGTAATCGGCGCCAACGCCAACGCCGTACTCGCGCCGTTTCAGCGCAAGATCGGCCCTGATCCCGCCTCGATCAACGCAGCGAAGATCGGCGGCATCGTTGCCAACAACTCCAGCGGCATGTGCTGCGGCACTGCGCAGAACACGTACAAGACCCTCGCCGGGCTGCGTGTCGTACTGGCAGACGGCACTGTGGTCGACAGCGAAGATGCCGCCAGCGTCGACGCCTTCCGCCAGAGCCACGCAGCACTGCTCGAACAGCTGGCCGAACTCGGGCGCGAGACCCGCGCCAACAGCGAACTCGCGGCGAAGATCCGTCACAAGTACCGCCTGAAGAACACCACCGGCTTTTCGCTCAATGCGCTGGTCGACTACGACGAGCCGCTGGATATCCTCAACCACCTGATGGTCGGTTCCGAAGGCACGCTGGGCTTCATCAGCGCGGTGACCTACGACACCGTACCGGACCATCCGCACAAGGCCAGCGCGCTGGTGGTGTTCCCCGACGTGGAAACCTGCTGCCTGGCCGTACCGGTGCTCAAGCAGCAACCGGTGTCCGCCGTGGAGCTGCTCGACCGTCGCAGCCTGCGCTCGGTCGAGCACAAGGTCGGCATGCCGGAGTGGGTGAAGGAACTGTCGCCGACTGCCTGCGCACTGTTGATCGAATCGCGCGCAGCCAGCCAGTCGCTGCTGCATGAGCAGATCAACCTGATCATGACTTCCATCGCGCATTTCCCGGTGGAAAAGCAGGTCGACTTCAGCGAAGACCCGGTGATCTACAACCAGCTGTGGAAGATCCGCAAAGACACCTTCCCGGCAGTCGGCGCCGTGCGCCAGACCGGCACCACGGTGATCATCGAAGACGTCACCTTCCCCGTCGAGCGCCTGGCCGAGGGCGTCAACCGCCTGATCGAACTGCTCGACAAGCACCGCTACGACGAGGCGATCCTCTTCGGCCACGCGCTGGAGGGCAACCTGCACTTCGTCTTCACCCAGGGCTTCGATGATCCGGCCCAGGTCGCCCGTTACGAAGCCTTCATGGGCGAAGTGGCGCAGCTGGTCGCCGTCGAATTCGGCGGCGCGCTCAAGGCCGAGCACGGCACCGGGCGCAACATGGCGCCCTTCGTCGAGCTGGAATGGGGCAGCGAAGCCTACGCGCTGATGTGGAAGATCAAGCGCTTGCTCGACCCCACCGGCATCCTCAACCCGGACGTGGTGCTCTCCGAAGACCCGGACATCCACCTGAAGAACCTCAAGCCGATGCCCGCCGCCGACGAGATCGTCGACAAGTGCATCGAGTGCGGTTTCTGCGAGCCGGTCTGCCCGTCCAACGGACTGACCCTCACCCCACGCCAGCGCATCGTCATCTGGCGCGACATCCAGGCACGCAAGCGCGCCGGTGTCGACACCACCGAGATCGAGCGCCTCTACCACTACCACGGCATCGAAACCTGCGCCGCCACCGGCCTCTGCGCCCAGCGCTGTCCGGTCGGCATCAACACTGGCGACCTGATACGCAAACTGCGCGGGCGTGAAGCGAGCAAAACCGGCGCCGCCAACTGGCTGGCCGACCATTTCGCCACAGCCGTGCAGGGCACCCGTTTCATGCTGCATGCCGCCAACGGCGCGCACATCATCCTCGGTACCAAGCGCCTGGCCAAGCTGTCCGCGACCATGACCAACGCCAGCAAGGGCCGCGTGCCGCAATGGACCCCAGCCACGCCGCAGCCGCTGCAACGCCTGCATCTGCCCAAGCCCACCGCTCAGGATGAGCGTCCGCGCGTGGTCTACCTGGCCGCCTGCGTTTCCCGAGCAATGGCGCCGGCCGCACGCGACCAGGAGCAGGAGCCGCTACTGGACAAGACCCGCAGCCTGCTGGAAAAGGCCGGCTACCAGGTGATCTTCCCCGAACAGCTGAACGACCTGTGCTGCGGCCAGCCGTTCGCCTCCAAGGGCTATGCCGAACAGGGCGAACGCAAGCGCCAGGAGATGCTCGACGCGCTGCTCAAAGCCAGTCGCGGCGGGCTCGACCCGATCTACTGCGACACCAGCCCCTGCACCCTGCGCCTGGTCCAGGGCCTAACCGATCAGCGCCTCGACCTGTACGATCCGGTGCGCTTCATCCGCACGTACCTGCTCGACAAGCTGGACTTCGTGCCACAGGAAAAAGCGATTGCCGTGCACGTCACCTGCAGCACCCAGCACCTGGGCGAAGCGCAGGCACTGATCGATATCGCCCGCCGCTGCGCCAAGGAAGTCGTGGTTCCGGAGGGCATTCATTGCTGCGGTTTCGCTGGTGACAAAGGCTTCACCACGCCGGAACTCAACTGTCACGCCCTGCGCAGCCTTAAAGATGCGGTGCAGATATGCGATGAAGGCATCTCCACCAGCCGCACCTGCGAGATCGGCCTGTCACGTCATGGCGAGATCGACTATCACGGACTGGTCTACCTGGTGGATCGCGTAACGCGCAGTAAAACAGCGACGCCAACGCTCTAG
- a CDS encoding LutC/YkgG family protein has protein sequence MSAKANILAKLKNSLEGTTPIVDDYDVSLVTQPWSYAPEQRIARLRQLMEAVHTEIHLTTDAGWPALLEQLLHDRQLPSLLIAPTTPYGQRFTAHCAGREGLPTLKAYDRPVEDWKDELFNDTPASLTGTLGAIASTGSLIMWPTREEPRLMSLVPPVHFAILKASEIHDNFYEIQQKFQWAAGMPTNALLVSGPSKTADIEQVLAYGAHGPKDLILLILEDA, from the coding sequence ATGAGCGCCAAGGCCAATATCCTCGCCAAGCTGAAGAACAGCCTGGAGGGCACCACGCCTATCGTCGATGACTACGACGTATCGCTGGTCACCCAACCCTGGAGCTATGCGCCCGAGCAGCGTATCGCCCGCTTGCGCCAGCTGATGGAAGCGGTGCACACCGAGATCCACCTGACCACCGACGCCGGTTGGCCCGCCCTGCTCGAACAGCTGCTGCACGATCGTCAACTGCCGAGCCTGCTGATCGCGCCGACCACGCCGTACGGCCAGCGCTTCACCGCGCATTGCGCCGGCCGCGAGGGCCTGCCGACGCTGAAGGCCTACGACCGCCCGGTCGAGGACTGGAAGGACGAGCTGTTCAACGACACCCCGGCGAGCCTCACCGGCACCCTCGGCGCCATCGCCTCCACCGGCAGCCTGATCATGTGGCCGACCCGAGAGGAGCCGCGCCTGATGAGTCTGGTGCCACCGGTGCATTTCGCCATCCTCAAGGCCAGTGAGATCCACGACAACTTCTACGAGATCCAGCAGAAGTTCCAGTGGGCCGCCGGCATGCCGACCAATGCGCTGCTGGTCTCCGGCCCGTCGAAAACCGCCGACATCGAACAGGTGCTGGCCTACGGTGCCCACGGCCCGAAGGATCTGATCCTGCTGATCTTGGAGGACGCATGA
- a CDS encoding LutB/LldF family L-lactate oxidation iron-sulfur protein produces MNAEQRIPAIQIENAGDPDFRARARKSLKDDQLRRNFRTAMDSLMTKRAVAFSDADERERLREMGNRIRARALSKLPELLERLETNLTRNGVNVHWAETVEEANNIVLEIARAHEARQVIKGKSMVSEEMEMNHFLEGHGIECLESDMGEYIVQLDHEKPSHIIMPAIHKNAGQVASLFHEKLGVEYTKDVDQLIQIGRRTLRQKFFEADIGVSGVNFAVAETGTLLLVENEGNGRMSTGVPPVHIAVTGIEKVVENLRDVVPLLSLLTRSALGQPITTYVNMISSPRKADELDGPQEVHLILLDNGRSQAFADSELRQTLNCIRCGACMNHCPVYTRVGGHTYGEVYPGPIGKIITPHMVGLDKVPDHPSASSLCGACGEVCPVKIPIPSILRRLREENIKAPDDPHKVMRGQGSKYSKKERLMWAGWRLLNTNPTLYRVFGFFATRLRGLTPSNIGPWTQNHSAPKPAARSLHELAREHLEGKR; encoded by the coding sequence ATGAACGCCGAACAGCGTATTCCCGCGATACAGATCGAGAACGCCGGTGACCCGGACTTCCGCGCCCGCGCGCGCAAGTCCCTGAAGGACGACCAGCTGCGGCGCAACTTCCGCACCGCCATGGACTCGCTGATGACCAAGCGCGCCGTGGCCTTCAGCGATGCCGACGAACGCGAGCGGCTGCGCGAGATGGGCAACCGTATCCGCGCCCGCGCACTGTCCAAGCTGCCCGAACTGCTCGAGCGGCTGGAAACCAACCTGACCCGTAACGGTGTGAACGTGCACTGGGCGGAGACGGTTGAAGAGGCGAACAACATCGTCCTCGAGATCGCCCGCGCTCATGAGGCGCGCCAAGTGATCAAGGGCAAATCGATGGTCAGCGAAGAGATGGAGATGAACCATTTCCTCGAAGGCCATGGCATCGAATGCCTGGAATCGGACATGGGCGAGTACATCGTCCAGCTCGACCACGAAAAGCCTTCCCATATCATCATGCCGGCAATCCACAAGAACGCCGGCCAGGTCGCGTCCCTGTTCCACGAGAAACTCGGCGTGGAGTACACCAAGGACGTCGACCAACTCATTCAGATCGGCCGCCGCACCCTGCGCCAGAAGTTCTTCGAGGCCGATATCGGCGTCTCCGGCGTGAACTTCGCGGTGGCTGAGACCGGCACCCTGTTGCTCGTGGAAAACGAGGGCAACGGGCGCATGTCCACCGGCGTGCCGCCGGTACATATCGCTGTCACCGGCATCGAGAAGGTAGTCGAGAACCTGCGTGACGTGGTCCCGCTGCTTTCGCTGCTGACCCGCTCGGCACTGGGCCAGCCGATCACCACCTACGTCAACATGATCTCCAGCCCGCGCAAGGCCGACGAGCTCGACGGCCCGCAGGAAGTGCATTTGATCCTGCTGGACAACGGCCGCAGCCAGGCTTTCGCCGACAGCGAGCTGCGCCAGACGCTGAACTGCATCCGCTGCGGCGCCTGCATGAACCACTGCCCGGTGTACACCCGCGTCGGCGGCCACACCTACGGCGAGGTCTACCCGGGACCGATCGGCAAGATCATCACGCCGCACATGGTCGGCCTGGACAAGGTGCCGGATCACCCCAGCGCTTCGTCGCTGTGCGGCGCCTGCGGCGAAGTCTGCCCGGTGAAGATCCCGATCCCGTCCATCCTGCGGCGCCTGCGTGAGGAGAACATCAAGGCACCGGACGATCCGCACAAGGTCATGCGCGGCCAGGGCAGCAAATACTCGAAGAAAGAACGATTGATGTGGGCCGGCTGGCGCCTGCTCAACACCAACCCGACGCTGTACCGCGTGTTCGGCTTCTTCGCCACTCGCCTGCGCGGCCTGACGCCATCGAACATCGGCCCCTGGACGCAGAACCACAGCGCACCGAAACCTGCCGCCCGCTCGCTGCACGAGCTGGCCCGCGAGCACCTGGAGGGCAAGCGATGA
- a CDS encoding (Fe-S)-binding protein — protein sequence MSELFYDAAPNATRVAPPLPKPREYPAKPSQVYLFGTCVVDLFYPEAGLDAIRLLEREGLTVHYPQGQTCCGQPAYTSGYTDEARNVARAQLDLFANDWPVVVPSGSCAGMLRHHYLDLFKDDPATLKKAQALAERTFELAEFLLNVCKVEFKDAGTPTKVALHTSCSARREMNTHLHGRALLAQLGQVERVEHDHESECCGFGGTFSVRMPDISGAMVLDKTRALKESGAHQVISADCGCLMNINGSLEKQREALRGQHLASFLWQRTGGAR from the coding sequence ATGAGCGAACTCTTCTACGATGCTGCGCCGAACGCTACCCGCGTCGCGCCGCCGCTGCCAAAGCCGCGCGAATACCCCGCCAAGCCAAGCCAGGTTTATCTGTTCGGTACCTGCGTGGTCGACCTGTTCTATCCCGAGGCCGGCCTGGATGCCATCCGCCTGCTCGAACGCGAAGGATTGACCGTGCACTACCCGCAGGGCCAGACCTGCTGCGGTCAGCCGGCCTACACCAGCGGCTACACCGACGAGGCCCGCAACGTCGCACGGGCGCAACTGGACCTGTTCGCCAACGACTGGCCAGTGGTGGTGCCGTCCGGCTCCTGCGCCGGCATGCTGCGCCACCATTATCTGGACCTGTTCAAGGACGACCCGGCCACGCTGAAGAAGGCGCAGGCCTTGGCCGAGCGCACCTTCGAGCTGGCCGAGTTCCTGCTCAATGTCTGCAAGGTCGAATTCAAGGACGCCGGCACGCCGACCAAGGTTGCCCTGCATACCTCCTGCTCGGCCCGCCGCGAAATGAACACCCACCTGCACGGCCGCGCCCTGCTTGCCCAGCTGGGCCAGGTCGAGCGCGTCGAGCACGACCACGAAAGCGAATGCTGCGGCTTCGGCGGCACCTTCAGCGTGCGCATGCCCGATATCTCCGGCGCCATGGTGCTGGACAAGACCCGCGCACTGAAGGAATCCGGCGCGCATCAGGTGATCAGCGCCGACTGCGGCTGCCTGATGAACATCAATGGTTCGCTGGAAAAGCAGCGTGAAGCCCTGCGCGGCCAGCATCTGGCGAGCTTCCTCTGGCAACGCACCGGAGGTGCCCGATGA
- a CDS encoding L-lactate permease, with the protein MSNGLLALFAFTPILLAAIMLIGLRWPASRAMPLVFLFTAAIGLFVWDMSVNRIIASTLQGLVITLGLLWIIFGAILLLNTLKHSGGITAIRAGFTTISPDRRIQAIIIAWLFGCFIEGASGFGTPAAIAAPLLVAVGFPAMAAVLLGMLVQSTPVSFGAVGTPIVVGINSGLDTATIGAQLVAQGSSWNAYLQQITSSVAITHAIVGTVMPLVMVLMLTRFFGKEKSWKAGFEVLPFAIFAGLAFTLPYAATGIFLGPEFPSLLGGLVGLAIVTTAARFKFLTPKTTWDFADAKEWPAEWLGTIEMKLDEMAARPMSAFRAWLPYVLVGAILVISRVFPQVTAALKSVSIAFANILGETGINAGIEPLYLPGGILVMVVLITFFLHGMRVSELKAAVKESSGVLLSAGFVLLFTVPMVRILINSGVNGAELASMPIVMARYVADSVGSIYPLLAPAVGALGAFLAGSNTVSNMMFSQFQFGVAQSLGISGAMVVATQAVGAAAGNMVAIHNVVAASATVGLLGREGSTLRKTIWPTLYYVLFTGVIGLIAIYVLGVTDPLVGV; encoded by the coding sequence ATGTCCAACGGACTGCTCGCACTATTCGCCTTCACACCCATTCTGCTCGCAGCAATCATGCTGATCGGCCTGCGCTGGCCCGCCAGCCGCGCCATGCCGCTGGTCTTCCTGTTCACCGCAGCAATCGGGCTATTCGTCTGGGACATGAGCGTCAACCGCATCATCGCCTCGACGTTGCAAGGCCTGGTAATTACCCTCGGTCTGTTGTGGATCATCTTCGGCGCGATCCTGCTGCTGAACACCCTCAAGCATTCGGGCGGTATTACCGCCATTCGCGCTGGCTTCACCACCATCAGCCCTGACCGCCGTATCCAGGCCATCATCATCGCCTGGCTGTTCGGCTGCTTCATCGAAGGCGCGTCCGGCTTCGGCACTCCGGCCGCCATCGCCGCGCCGCTGCTGGTTGCGGTTGGCTTCCCGGCGATGGCCGCAGTCCTACTCGGCATGCTGGTGCAAAGTACGCCGGTGTCCTTCGGTGCGGTCGGTACGCCGATCGTCGTTGGCATCAATAGCGGCCTGGATACCGCCACCATCGGCGCGCAACTGGTCGCGCAGGGTTCCAGCTGGAACGCTTACCTGCAGCAGATCACCAGCAGCGTGGCGATCACCCATGCCATCGTCGGCACCGTGATGCCGCTGGTCATGGTGCTGATGCTGACCCGCTTCTTTGGCAAGGAGAAGAGCTGGAAAGCCGGCTTCGAGGTGCTGCCATTCGCGATCTTCGCCGGCCTGGCATTCACCCTGCCCTACGCGGCCACTGGCATCTTCCTCGGCCCGGAATTCCCGTCACTGCTGGGTGGTCTGGTTGGCCTGGCGATCGTCACCACCGCTGCCCGCTTCAAGTTCCTGACGCCGAAGACCACCTGGGACTTCGCCGACGCCAAGGAATGGCCGGCCGAGTGGCTGGGCACCATCGAAATGAAGCTGGACGAGATGGCCGCCCGCCCGATGAGCGCCTTCCGTGCCTGGCTGCCCTACGTGCTGGTCGGCGCGATCCTGGTGATCAGCCGGGTGTTCCCGCAGGTCACCGCTGCGCTGAAATCGGTATCCATCGCCTTTGCCAACATCCTTGGCGAAACCGGTATCAATGCAGGCATCGAGCCGCTGTACCTGCCGGGCGGCATCCTCGTTATGGTGGTGCTGATTACCTTCTTCCTGCATGGCATGCGCGTTTCCGAGCTCAAGGCAGCGGTGAAGGAATCCAGCGGCGTACTGCTCAGCGCTGGCTTCGTACTGCTGTTCACCGTGCCGATGGTACGCATCCTGATCAACTCCGGCGTCAACGGTGCCGAGCTGGCCAGCATGCCGATCGTCATGGCGCGCTACGTCGCCGACAGCGTGGGCAGCATCTACCCGCTGCTGGCGCCAGCTGTCGGTGCACTGGGTGCGTTCCTCGCCGGCTCCAACACAGTCAGCAACATGATGTTCAGCCAGTTCCAGTTTGGTGTGGCGCAGTCGCTCGGAATTTCCGGAGCGATGGTAGTTGCCACCCAAGCTGTTGGCGCTGCTGCAGGCAACATGGTTGCGATCCACAACGTGGTGGCCGCATCCGCCACCGTCGGCCTGCTCGGTCGTGAAGGCTCCACGCTGCGCAAGACCATATGGCCTACGCTGTACTACGTGCTGTTCACGGGGGTGATCGGCCTGATCGCCATCTACGTGCTGGGCGTGACCGACCCACTGGTCGGAGTGTAA
- a CDS encoding GntR family transcriptional regulator gives MDVGMVRQRRLADDIVAQLETMILEGTLKAGERLPAERALAESFGVSRPSLREAIQKLAAKGLLVSRHGGGTFVAESLGSTFSDPLLHLLENNSDAQRDLLEFRHTLEGSCAYYAALRATEVDQKRLTEAFVALQDCYTREGKVSRAEEGAADAQFHLAIAEASHNAVLLHTIRGLFDLLKRNVVTNIGGMYALRDETRDMLMSQHRELYEAIMARRAVEAREVIHRHINYVQEVLAEGQQEAQRLARAQRRQGERMQKEG, from the coding sequence ATGGATGTGGGCATGGTGCGGCAGCGGCGGCTGGCAGACGACATCGTCGCGCAGCTGGAAACCATGATTCTCGAGGGCACGCTCAAGGCGGGTGAGCGTCTCCCTGCCGAGCGCGCCCTGGCTGAAAGCTTTGGGGTTTCCCGGCCTTCACTGCGTGAAGCGATTCAGAAACTGGCGGCCAAGGGCTTGCTGGTCAGTCGGCATGGCGGGGGCACGTTCGTTGCCGAGTCGCTGGGCTCCACGTTCAGCGATCCGTTGCTGCACTTGCTGGAAAACAACAGCGATGCGCAGCGCGACTTACTGGAGTTTCGCCATACGCTCGAAGGCAGCTGTGCTTATTACGCGGCCTTACGTGCAACCGAGGTGGACCAGAAGCGCCTCACCGAAGCCTTCGTGGCGTTGCAGGATTGCTATACCCGAGAAGGCAAGGTGAGCCGAGCGGAGGAGGGCGCAGCCGATGCCCAGTTCCACCTGGCCATTGCCGAAGCCAGCCACAACGCGGTGCTGCTGCACACCATTCGTGGTCTGTTCGATCTGCTCAAGCGCAACGTGGTGACCAACATCGGCGGCATGTACGCCCTGCGTGACGAAACGCGGGACATGCTGATGAGTCAGCATCGCGAGTTGTACGAGGCGATCATGGCCAGGCGGGCAGTGGAAGCGCGCGAGGTGATTCATCGGCACATCAATTATGTGCAGGAAGTGCTGGCCGAAGGTCAGCAGGAAGCCCAGCGGCTGGCGCGCGCGCAGCGTCGGCAGGGTGAAAGGATGCAGAAGGAAGGTTGA
- the smpB gene encoding SsrA-binding protein SmpB produces MAKQKKQSPGTIALNKKALHDYFIEQKFEAGLVLAGWEVKSMRAGKAQLVDSYVLLKDGEAWLMGAHITPLTSASTHVIADPTRTRKLLLNKRELGKLFGAVQQKGYACVALSLYWKKHMIKCEIALGKGKKEYDKRHTEKERDSDREIQRAMRTKGKDD; encoded by the coding sequence ATGGCCAAACAGAAGAAACAGTCCCCCGGGACCATCGCGCTGAACAAGAAAGCGCTACACGATTACTTCATCGAACAGAAATTCGAGGCAGGCCTCGTCCTGGCCGGCTGGGAAGTGAAGAGCATGCGTGCCGGCAAGGCACAGCTGGTGGACAGCTACGTCCTGCTCAAGGATGGCGAAGCCTGGTTGATGGGCGCGCACATCACGCCGCTGACCAGCGCCAGCACCCACGTCATCGCCGACCCGACCCGCACCCGCAAGCTGCTATTGAACAAGCGCGAGCTGGGCAAGCTGTTCGGTGCCGTGCAGCAGAAGGGCTACGCCTGCGTGGCGCTTTCGCTGTACTGGAAGAAGCACATGATCAAGTGCGAGATCGCCCTCGGCAAAGGCAAAAAGGAGTACGACAAGCGCCACACCGAGAAGGAGCGTGATTCCGATCGCGAGATCCAGCGCGCCATGCGCACCAAGGGCAAAGACGACTGA
- a CDS encoding type II toxin-antitoxin system RatA family toxin: protein MTTHIQRSALLPYPAQALFDMVNDVASYPQFLPWCSATEVLSSSETEMHASMTVAKAGLSQRFMTRNALEFGKRIEMTLEEGPFSHLHGIWEFKALGEKACKISLDLTFDYAGPLVKATLGPLFNQAANTLVDAFCERAKQLYG from the coding sequence ATGACGACGCACATTCAACGTTCCGCGCTGCTGCCGTATCCCGCGCAGGCGCTGTTCGACATGGTCAATGATGTAGCCAGCTACCCGCAGTTCCTGCCCTGGTGTTCTGCGACCGAGGTGCTTTCCAGTAGTGAGACCGAAATGCACGCCAGCATGACCGTGGCGAAGGCTGGGTTGAGCCAGCGCTTCATGACGCGTAACGCGCTGGAGTTCGGCAAGCGGATCGAGATGACGCTTGAGGAAGGCCCATTTAGCCATTTACATGGCATCTGGGAGTTCAAGGCGCTGGGTGAAAAGGCCTGCAAGATCAGCCTGGACCTGACCTTCGATTACGCTGGGCCGCTGGTCAAGGCGACGCTCGGGCCGCTGTTCAACCAGGCGGCCAACACCTTGGTCGATGCCTTCTGCGAACGGGCGAAGCAGCTTTATGGATAA
- a CDS encoding RnfH family protein encodes MDKPSIAVEVVYALADKQKLLQMTVPAGTTVREAALRSGLDAHFPGLDLGSAPLGIFGKAVLKPEERVLEEGERVEIYRPLIADPKEVRKQRAAKAAKNKVDDA; translated from the coding sequence ATGGATAAGCCATCGATTGCGGTCGAAGTGGTTTATGCGTTGGCGGACAAACAGAAGCTGCTGCAGATGACTGTGCCCGCCGGCACTACCGTGCGCGAGGCCGCCTTGCGCTCGGGGCTGGACGCGCATTTCCCCGGTCTCGACCTGGGCAGTGCGCCGCTCGGGATCTTTGGCAAGGCGGTACTCAAGCCTGAGGAAAGAGTGCTGGAGGAGGGTGAGCGAGTCGAGATCTACCGGCCTCTGATTGCGGACCCGAAAGAGGTGCGCAAGCAGCGGGCGGCGAAGGCTGCGAAGAACAAGGTCGATGATGCGTAA
- a CDS encoding outer membrane protein assembly factor BamE has protein sequence MQNTKLMLTSLTLVGLFALAGCSFPGVYKVDIQQGNVVTQDMIDQLRPGMTRQQVRFIMGNPLITDTFHANRWDYLYSIQPGGSQRQQERVSLVFNANDQLAGLAGDFMPGVSRDEQILGRQPQGTSTTPAAVPRQPEERPAPGSLLEQIQREVDQAEPVPVPIPEPLETE, from the coding sequence ATGCAAAACACCAAGCTCATGCTGACCAGCCTCACCCTCGTGGGTCTGTTCGCACTCGCCGGTTGTTCATTTCCCGGGGTTTACAAGGTCGACATTCAACAGGGCAATGTCGTCACGCAGGACATGATAGACCAGTTGCGCCCCGGAATGACCCGCCAGCAGGTGCGGTTTATCATGGGCAACCCGCTGATCACCGACACCTTCCACGCCAACCGCTGGGACTACCTGTACAGCATCCAGCCCGGCGGCAGCCAGCGCCAGCAGGAACGCGTCAGCCTGGTATTCAACGCGAACGATCAACTGGCCGGTCTGGCCGGTGACTTCATGCCCGGCGTGAGCCGTGACGAGCAGATCCTTGGCCGCCAGCCGCAGGGCACCAGCACGACTCCAGCCGCTGTACCACGCCAGCCCGAAGAGCGCCCTGCGCCGGGATCGCTACTGGAGCAGATTCAGCGTGAAGTGGACCAGGCCGAACCGGTCCCGGTGCCGATTCCGGAACCTCTGGAAACCGAATAA
- the fur gene encoding ferric iron uptake transcriptional regulator translates to MVENSELRKAGLKVTLPRVKILQMLDTTDRRHMSAEDVYKALMEAGEDVGLATVYRVLTQFEAAGLVVRHNFDGGHAVFELADSGHHDHMVCVDSGDVIEFFDPEIEKLQKEIVKRHGYELVDHNLVLYVRKKD, encoded by the coding sequence ATGGTCGAAAATAGCGAACTACGTAAAGCTGGGCTCAAGGTAACTCTGCCGCGGGTGAAGATCCTGCAGATGCTGGACACTACCGATCGCCGTCACATGAGTGCCGAAGACGTCTACAAGGCGTTGATGGAAGCGGGTGAGGATGTCGGTCTGGCGACGGTCTATCGCGTGCTGACCCAGTTCGAGGCGGCCGGCCTGGTAGTTCGGCACAACTTCGATGGTGGTCATGCCGTCTTCGAGCTTGCCGACAGCGGGCACCATGACCACATGGTCTGCGTCGACAGTGGCGATGTCATCGAGTTCTTCGATCCCGAGATCGAAAAATTGCAGAAAGAGATCGTCAAGCGCCACGGCTACGAACTGGTTGATCACAACCTTGTGCTCTACGTGCGCAAGAAGGACTGA